In Lemur catta isolate mLemCat1 chromosome 1, mLemCat1.pri, whole genome shotgun sequence, one DNA window encodes the following:
- the LOC123644553 gene encoding uncharacterized protein LOC123644553 isoform X2, with product MFCQIQFVTRRTLHVVFTKEIALCFLTFSSPGVGITDPVGIRLPHRRRWVAPSSMVSCVWVHWGQSPTREPEVGVLLALPPMHCAAPDLASLGFSFHKSRKDPRSCTLGAGPLLARGCSPFLLGRVLGEGDRERSGTGRGSPLCLCPVLFAPAAQGPALHTLAGDWENHHAEPGETCTKQASRNGDDPKGSTSQTTRLTLEAAWCPPSCPPAPARWTAPARDPHFHFLSNLETPDVCPLSCPPSLCLRTPGLCTCLSLCHSSSSVSLKTPHCTWPSTARLSLWLLRVSPTELRVCVLISALCRGQPPVTHLWAPSPGPLPTPQ from the exons ATGTTTTGCCAGATCCAGTTTGTTACTCGTAGGACTTTGCATGTGGTTTTCACAAAGGAGATTGCTCTGTGCTTTCTCACATTTTCCTCACCAGGTGTTGGCATCACAGATCCAGTTGGGATACGACTGCCTCACAGAAGGCGTTGGGTAGCTCCCTCTTCTATGGTCTCCTGCGTTTGG GTTCACTGGGGACAGAGCCCCACCAGGGAGCCGGAGGTGGGCGttctcctggccctgccaccaaTGCACTGTGCGGCCCCAGACTTGGcctccctgggcttcagtttccacaAGTCTAGGAAAGACCCCAGATCCTGTACCCTAGGAGCTGGCCCCTTGCTGGCTCGCGGGTGTAGCCCTTTCCTGCTGGGCAGGGtcctgggggaaggggacagggagaggagcgGGACTGGGAGGGGCAGCCCCCTGTGCCTCTGCCCTGTGCTCTTCGCCCCAGCGGCCCAGGGTCCGGCGCTCCACACCCTGGCGGGGGACTGGGAAAATCACCACGCAGAACCAGGGGAAACCTGCACCAAGCAAGCGTCCCGCAACGGCGATGACCCCAAAGGAAGCACGTCCCAGACGACACGCCTGACCCTGGAAGCAGCCTGGTGTCCGCCgtcctgccccccagccccagctcggTGGACTGCACCAGCCCGGGACCCCCACTTCCACTTCCTC tcCAACTTGGAAACCCCCGACGTCTGTCCTCTGAGCTGCCCGCCCTCGTTGTGTCTGAGGACCCCAG GGCTTtgcacctgcctctccctctgccacTCCAGCTCCAGTGTCTCCTTGAAAACaccccactgcacctggcccagcacGGCTCGCCTCTCACTCTGGCTCCTCAGGGTCTCACCTACTGAGCTCAGGGTGTGTGTGTTGATCTCAG CCCTTTGCAGGGGTCAGCCACCTGTGACTCATCTTTGggccccctcccctgggcccctgcccaccccacagtGA
- the LOC123644553 gene encoding uncharacterized protein LOC123644553 isoform X3, giving the protein MFCQIQFVTRRTLHVVFTKEIALCFLTFSSPGVGITDPVGIRLPHRRRWVAPSSMVSCVWVHWGQSPTREPEVGVLLALPPMHCAAPDLASLGFSFHKSRKDPRSCTLGAGPLLARGCSPFLLGRVLGEGDRERSGTGRGSPLCLCPVLFAPAAQGPALHTLAGDWENHHAEPGETCTKQASRNGDDPKGSTSQTTRLTLEAAWCPPSCPPAPARWTAPARDPHFHFLSNLETPDVCPLSCPPSLCLRTPGLCTCLSLCHSSSSVSLKTPHCTWPSTARLSLWLLRVSPTELRVCVLISGSCSGLSQPFAGVSHL; this is encoded by the exons ATGTTTTGCCAGATCCAGTTTGTTACTCGTAGGACTTTGCATGTGGTTTTCACAAAGGAGATTGCTCTGTGCTTTCTCACATTTTCCTCACCAGGTGTTGGCATCACAGATCCAGTTGGGATACGACTGCCTCACAGAAGGCGTTGGGTAGCTCCCTCTTCTATGGTCTCCTGCGTTTGG GTTCACTGGGGACAGAGCCCCACCAGGGAGCCGGAGGTGGGCGttctcctggccctgccaccaaTGCACTGTGCGGCCCCAGACTTGGcctccctgggcttcagtttccacaAGTCTAGGAAAGACCCCAGATCCTGTACCCTAGGAGCTGGCCCCTTGCTGGCTCGCGGGTGTAGCCCTTTCCTGCTGGGCAGGGtcctgggggaaggggacagggagaggagcgGGACTGGGAGGGGCAGCCCCCTGTGCCTCTGCCCTGTGCTCTTCGCCCCAGCGGCCCAGGGTCCGGCGCTCCACACCCTGGCGGGGGACTGGGAAAATCACCACGCAGAACCAGGGGAAACCTGCACCAAGCAAGCGTCCCGCAACGGCGATGACCCCAAAGGAAGCACGTCCCAGACGACACGCCTGACCCTGGAAGCAGCCTGGTGTCCGCCgtcctgccccccagccccagctcggTGGACTGCACCAGCCCGGGACCCCCACTTCCACTTCCTC tcCAACTTGGAAACCCCCGACGTCTGTCCTCTGAGCTGCCCGCCCTCGTTGTGTCTGAGGACCCCAG GGCTTtgcacctgcctctccctctgccacTCCAGCTCCAGTGTCTCCTTGAAAACaccccactgcacctggcccagcacGGCTCGCCTCTCACTCTGGCTCCTCAGGGTCTCACCTACTGAGCTCAGGGTGTGTGTGTTGATCTCAGGTTCGTGTTCGGGGCTGAGCCAG CCCTTTGCAGGGGTCAGCCACCTGTGA
- the LOC123644587 gene encoding cytochrome b-c1 complex subunit 7: MAGRPAVAASGRWLDGIRKWYYNAAGFNKLGLMRDDTIHEDEDVKEAIRRLPENLYNDRMFRIKRALDLSMRQQILPKEQWTKYEEDKFYLEPYLKEVIRERKEREEWAKK; encoded by the coding sequence ATGGCTGGTAGGCCGGCTGTTGCAGCATCAGGCCGATGGCTGGATGGTATTCGAAAATGGTATTACAATGCTGCAGGATTCAATAAATTGGGGTTAATGCGAGACGATACAATACATGAGGATGAAGACGTAAAAGAAGCCATAAGAAGGCTTCCTGAGAACCTTTATAATGACAGGATGTTTCGCATTAAGAGAGCATTGGACCTGAGCATGAGGCAGCAGATCTTGCCCAAAGAACAGTGGACAAAATATGAAGAGGATAAATTCTACCTTGAACCATATTTGAAAGAGGTTATtcgggaaagaaaagagagagaagaatgggCAAAGAAGTAA
- the LOC123644553 gene encoding uncharacterized protein LOC123644553 isoform X5, with product MFCQIQFVTRRTLHVVFTKEIALCFLTFSSPGVGITDPVGIRLPHRRRWVAPSSMVSCVWVHWGQSPTREPEVGVLLALPPMHCAAPDLASLGFSFHKSRKDPRSCTLGAGPLLARGCSPFLLGRVLGEGDRERSGTGRGSPLCLCPVLFAPAAQGPALHTLAGDWENHHAEPGETCTKQASRNGDDPKGSTSQTTRLTLEAAWCPPSCPPAPARWTAPARDPHFHFLSNLETPDVCPLSCPPSLCLRTPAPVSP from the exons ATGTTTTGCCAGATCCAGTTTGTTACTCGTAGGACTTTGCATGTGGTTTTCACAAAGGAGATTGCTCTGTGCTTTCTCACATTTTCCTCACCAGGTGTTGGCATCACAGATCCAGTTGGGATACGACTGCCTCACAGAAGGCGTTGGGTAGCTCCCTCTTCTATGGTCTCCTGCGTTTGG GTTCACTGGGGACAGAGCCCCACCAGGGAGCCGGAGGTGGGCGttctcctggccctgccaccaaTGCACTGTGCGGCCCCAGACTTGGcctccctgggcttcagtttccacaAGTCTAGGAAAGACCCCAGATCCTGTACCCTAGGAGCTGGCCCCTTGCTGGCTCGCGGGTGTAGCCCTTTCCTGCTGGGCAGGGtcctgggggaaggggacagggagaggagcgGGACTGGGAGGGGCAGCCCCCTGTGCCTCTGCCCTGTGCTCTTCGCCCCAGCGGCCCAGGGTCCGGCGCTCCACACCCTGGCGGGGGACTGGGAAAATCACCACGCAGAACCAGGGGAAACCTGCACCAAGCAAGCGTCCCGCAACGGCGATGACCCCAAAGGAAGCACGTCCCAGACGACACGCCTGACCCTGGAAGCAGCCTGGTGTCCGCCgtcctgccccccagccccagctcggTGGACTGCACCAGCCCGGGACCCCCACTTCCACTTCCTC tcCAACTTGGAAACCCCCGACGTCTGTCCTCTGAGCTGCCCGCCCTCGTTGTGTCTGAGGACCCCAG CTCCAGTGTCTCCTTGA
- the LOC123644553 gene encoding uncharacterized protein LOC123644553 isoform X4, which produces MSDRTSPLDQPTSVSIFLKFLRSTGRRTTHVHWGQSPTREPEVGVLLALPPMHCAAPDLASLGFSFHKSRKDPRSCTLGAGPLLARGCSPFLLGRVLGEGDRERSGTGRGSPLCLCPVLFAPAAQGPALHTLAGDWENHHAEPGETCTKQASRNGDDPKGSTSQTTRLTLEAAWCPPSCPPAPARWTAPARDPHFHFLVCHGEGPQPLLLSWTIPELGVGLDQPDQGPGRASLPSRPGLACVLRRPRGRCAPLMVRSLAWGARVPLPSPAPPGSQPMHTGTRPPLPPPCWGSLLTTSQNDIFK; this is translated from the exons ATGTCTGATAGAACCTCACCCTTGGACCAACCCACTTCTGTCTCCATATTTCTGAAATTCCTGAGATCTACTGGAAGAAGAACCACTCAT GTTCACTGGGGACAGAGCCCCACCAGGGAGCCGGAGGTGGGCGttctcctggccctgccaccaaTGCACTGTGCGGCCCCAGACTTGGcctccctgggcttcagtttccacaAGTCTAGGAAAGACCCCAGATCCTGTACCCTAGGAGCTGGCCCCTTGCTGGCTCGCGGGTGTAGCCCTTTCCTGCTGGGCAGGGtcctgggggaaggggacagggagaggagcgGGACTGGGAGGGGCAGCCCCCTGTGCCTCTGCCCTGTGCTCTTCGCCCCAGCGGCCCAGGGTCCGGCGCTCCACACCCTGGCGGGGGACTGGGAAAATCACCACGCAGAACCAGGGGAAACCTGCACCAAGCAAGCGTCCCGCAACGGCGATGACCCCAAAGGAAGCACGTCCCAGACGACACGCCTGACCCTGGAAGCAGCCTGGTGTCCGCCgtcctgccccccagccccagctcggTGGACTGCACCAGCCCGGGACCCCCACTTCCACTTCCTCGTATGTCACGGGGAGGGGCCGCAGCCCTTACTGTTATCCTGGACAATTCCCGAGCTTGGGGTTGGGCTAGACCAGCCAGACCAGGGGCCAGGCCGGGCCTCCCTCCCCTCAAGGCCTGGCCTTGCCTGCGTTCTCCGGAGACCGCGTGGCCGATGCGCTCCTCTGATGGTCCGTTCCCTGGCCTGGGGGGCACGcgtgcccctgccctccccagccccaccaggcaGTCAGCCCATGCACACTGGGACACgtcctcccctacccccaccctgcTGGGGAAGCCTACTGACTACTTctcaaaatgatatttttaaatga
- the LOC123644553 gene encoding uncharacterized protein LOC123644553 isoform X1, with the protein MFCQIQFVTRRTLHVVFTKEIALCFLTFSSPGVGITDPVGIRLPHRRRWVAPSSMVSCVWVHWGQSPTREPEVGVLLALPPMHCAAPDLASLGFSFHKSRKDPRSCTLGAGPLLARGCSPFLLGRVLGEGDRERSGTGRGSPLCLCPVLFAPAAQGPALHTLAGDWENHHAEPGETCTKQASRNGDDPKGSTSQTTRLTLEAAWCPPSCPPAPARWTAPARDPHFHFLVCHGEGPQPLLLSWTIPELGVGLDQPDQGPGRASLPSRPGLACVLRRPRGRCAPLMVRSLAWGARVPLPSPAPPGSQPMHTGTRPPLPPPCWGSLLTTSQNDIFK; encoded by the exons ATGTTTTGCCAGATCCAGTTTGTTACTCGTAGGACTTTGCATGTGGTTTTCACAAAGGAGATTGCTCTGTGCTTTCTCACATTTTCCTCACCAGGTGTTGGCATCACAGATCCAGTTGGGATACGACTGCCTCACAGAAGGCGTTGGGTAGCTCCCTCTTCTATGGTCTCCTGCGTTTGG GTTCACTGGGGACAGAGCCCCACCAGGGAGCCGGAGGTGGGCGttctcctggccctgccaccaaTGCACTGTGCGGCCCCAGACTTGGcctccctgggcttcagtttccacaAGTCTAGGAAAGACCCCAGATCCTGTACCCTAGGAGCTGGCCCCTTGCTGGCTCGCGGGTGTAGCCCTTTCCTGCTGGGCAGGGtcctgggggaaggggacagggagaggagcgGGACTGGGAGGGGCAGCCCCCTGTGCCTCTGCCCTGTGCTCTTCGCCCCAGCGGCCCAGGGTCCGGCGCTCCACACCCTGGCGGGGGACTGGGAAAATCACCACGCAGAACCAGGGGAAACCTGCACCAAGCAAGCGTCCCGCAACGGCGATGACCCCAAAGGAAGCACGTCCCAGACGACACGCCTGACCCTGGAAGCAGCCTGGTGTCCGCCgtcctgccccccagccccagctcggTGGACTGCACCAGCCCGGGACCCCCACTTCCACTTCCTCGTATGTCACGGGGAGGGGCCGCAGCCCTTACTGTTATCCTGGACAATTCCCGAGCTTGGGGTTGGGCTAGACCAGCCAGACCAGGGGCCAGGCCGGGCCTCCCTCCCCTCAAGGCCTGGCCTTGCCTGCGTTCTCCGGAGACCGCGTGGCCGATGCGCTCCTCTGATGGTCCGTTCCCTGGCCTGGGGGGCACGcgtgcccctgccctccccagccccaccaggcaGTCAGCCCATGCACACTGGGACACgtcctcccctacccccaccctgcTGGGGAAGCCTACTGACTACTTctcaaaatgatatttttaaatga